A window from Bombus pascuorum chromosome 12, iyBomPasc1.1, whole genome shotgun sequence encodes these proteins:
- the LOC132913020 gene encoding monocarboxylate transporter 3 isoform X2 — MGPASSREQIGEQIGDDDGLQIKAKPMANNVTDSEYSVEEHARLTATDGASDEASPEDEGGSLCEYHDIPPPPDGGYGWVVVFASFMCNMIVDGIAYTFGVFLGEFVTYFGEGKGKTAWVGSLLSGMYLSAGPVVSALTNKYGCRAVCMAGSFLGAAAFVLSTFSTSVNMLMMTYGVMGGVGFGLIYLPAVVCVGYYFETKRSLATGIAVCGSGFGTFAFPPLVTMLLEAYNWKGANLILAGLILNCAVFGAMMRPLEYPKASSVKPLLQRMAEEKRFQMERGSIGGSYFMVQLPDGSMEKRMKMPINIDPGVHSSFNLDQLVPVPTVPTLPTISEVKVQEHSSSGATSNSGSMDLKSISTKSKSRKNIDDTKDTKDMSEKSESEFKPIIPRNASQPAFTTHVQGLPKNGSVPFFDRIRKTSTSERYKPSLSAIKNSRTMLNSNGDIRKSLHLRLSTSSVMGSRNNNAEIDVDGESITFTTSKSSIPKERPQIIRPLSRKDIFYSGSVVNLPEYQSQKSLANYRQSVISLSKSVRGDVKDTDIEKAPQQPLCPCLVLPESFKEALSTMMDLSLLKDPVFLLIGISNVFGMAGLYVPFVYLLDAAVLDNIDKTLASYLVSIIGITNTLGRVACGYIADFPQVDSLLLNNICLIISTVAVAAIPFCHSYPAYIIMSILFGIAISGYISLTSIILVDLLGLDKLTNAFGLLILFRGAAAIIGSPLAGAVYDATQSYSIPFFMAGFFFLISTVTSFMAPAMKRCTTPQTQPVILDTLTPIDEDIEEENEEDIPEIIETAPSPQEPPEKEIKQIESVL, encoded by the exons ACCGACAGTGAATATTCTGTAGAAGAGCATGCAAGATTAACTGCCACTGATGGAGCTAGTGATGAAGCATCTCCAGAAGATGAAGGGGGTTCACTGTGCGAATACCACGATATACCACCTCCACCTGATGGTGGATATGGATGGGTGGTGGTATTTGCATCATTCATGTGTAACATGATAGTAGATGGTATTGCTTATACATTTGGCGTTTTTCTGGGAGaatttgttacatattttggagaaggaaaaggaaaaaccgCATGGGTTGGCTCGTTGTTATCTGGCATGTACCTAAGTGCCg GACCCGTTGTCAGTGCTTTAACAAATAAGTATGGATGTAGGGCAGTATGTATGGCAGGAAGTTTTTTGGGTGCAGCAGCATTTGTACTTTCAACATTTTCCACCAGTGTAAATATGCTTATGATGACTTATGGTGTTATGGGAg GAGTTGGATTTGGTCTAATATATTTACCAGCAGTAGTTTGTGTAGgttattattttgaaactaaACGATCTCTAGCTACAGGCATTGCTGTATGTGGTTCAGGATTTGGCACATTTGCATTTCCACCTCTTGTAACAATGTTACTAGAAGCATATAATTGGAAAGGAGCAAATTTAATTCTGGCTGGTCTTATTTTAAATTGTGCT GTTTTTGGTGCAATGATGAGGCCATTAGAATATCCGAAAGCTTCTTCTGTTAAACCATTATTACAAAGAATGgcggaagaaaaaagatttcaaatGGAACGTGGAAGTATCGGAGGTTCTTATTTTATGGTACAACTGCCTGATGGATCTATggagaaaagaatgaaaatgcCTATTAACATTGATCCTGGTGTTCATTCCAGTTTCAATTTAGACCAATTAGTGCCTG TTCCAACGGTGCCAACCCTGCCCACTATATCGGAGGTGAAAGTACAAGAACACTCTTCCAGTGGAGCAACTAGTAATAGTGGCAGTATGGATTTAAAGAGTATTTCCACTAAATcaaaaagcagaaaaaatatcgatgataCCAAAGATACAAAAGATATGTCAGAAAAGTCGGAAAGCGAATTCAAACCGATAATTCCTAGAAATGCTTCTCAACCTGCTTTTACAACTCACGTACAAGGTTTACCTAAAAATGGTTCTGTACCCTTTTTCGATCGAATCCGTAAAACTAGCACTAGCGAGAGATATAAACCAAGTCTTAGTGCGATTAAGAACTCTAGAACAATGTTGAATTCTAATGGCGATATTAGAAAGAGTTTACACTTAAGACTTTCGACGAGCAGCGTTATGGGTTCTCGGAATAATAATGCAGAAATAGACGTA GATGGCGAAAGTATTACTTTTACTACCAGCAAATCTAGTATACCAAAAGAGAGACCACAAATTATTCGACCACTATCGCGGAAGGATATATTTTACAGTGGCAGTGTGGTTAATTTACCAGAATATCAGAGTCAAAAATCACTTGCAAATTATCGTCAAAGTGTTATTTCATTATCAAAATCCGTACGTGGAGATGTTAAGGATACCGACATTGAAAAGGCGCCTCAAC AACCTCTATGTCCCTGTTTGGTATTACCTGAATCGTTTAAAGAAGCTTTGTCAACGATGATGGATCTATCTTTACTAAAGGATCCAGTGTTCCTTTTAATTGGTATCAGTAATGTATTTGGAATGGCTGGATTATACGTGCCGTTTGTATATTTGTTAGACGCTGCAGTCTTAGAT AATATTGACAAGACTCTTGCGTCATATTTAGTATCTATAATTGGAATTACTAATACTCTGGGCCGTGTAGCTTGTGGATATATCGCGGATTTTCCACAAGTAGATTCACTATTATTGAACAACATCTGTTTAATTATATCGACAGTTGCTGTAGCTGCGATACCGTTCTGCCATTCTTATCCTGCTTATATCATTATGAGCATTCTTTTCGGTATAGCTATAT CTGGATACATTTCTTTGACGTCGATTATTTTGGTAGATCTCTTAGGGCTAGACAAATTGACCAATGCATTTGGTCTTTTAATCTTATTTAGAGGAGCTGCAGCTATCATTGGTTCACCTTTGGCGGGTGCCGTTTATGACGCAACACAAAGCTACAGTATCCCATTCTTTATGGCAGGATTTTTCTTCCTTATAAGCACAGTTACTAGTTTCATGGCGCCAGCTATGAAACGGTGCACAACGCCGCAG ACTCAGCCTGTGATATTAGATACATTGACTCCAATTGATGAAGATATTGAAgaagagaacgaagaagatATTCCTGAAATCATAGAAACTGCACCATCTCCACAAGAGCCACCCGAGaaggaaattaaacaaatagaGTCTGTTTTATAA
- the LOC132913020 gene encoding monocarboxylate transporter 3 isoform X1 codes for MGPASSREQIGEQIGDDDGLQIKAKPMANNVTDSEYSVEEHARLTATDGASDEASPEDEGGSLCEYHDIPPPPDGGYGWVVVFASFMCNMIVDGIAYTFGVFLGEFVTYFGEGKGKTAWVGSLLSGMYLSAGPVVSALTNKYGCRAVCMAGSFLGAAAFVLSTFSTSVNMLMMTYGVMGGVGFGLIYLPAVVCVGYYFETKRSLATGIAVCGSGFGTFAFPPLVTMLLEAYNWKGANLILAGLILNCAVFGAMMRPLEYPKASSVKPLLQRMAEEKRFQMERGSIGGSYFMVQLPDGSMEKRMKMPINIDPGVHSSFNLDQLVPGTPLTPVPTVPTLPTISEVKVQEHSSSGATSNSGSMDLKSISTKSKSRKNIDDTKDTKDMSEKSESEFKPIIPRNASQPAFTTHVQGLPKNGSVPFFDRIRKTSTSERYKPSLSAIKNSRTMLNSNGDIRKSLHLRLSTSSVMGSRNNNAEIDVDGESITFTTSKSSIPKERPQIIRPLSRKDIFYSGSVVNLPEYQSQKSLANYRQSVISLSKSVRGDVKDTDIEKAPQQPLCPCLVLPESFKEALSTMMDLSLLKDPVFLLIGISNVFGMAGLYVPFVYLLDAAVLDNIDKTLASYLVSIIGITNTLGRVACGYIADFPQVDSLLLNNICLIISTVAVAAIPFCHSYPAYIIMSILFGIAISGYISLTSIILVDLLGLDKLTNAFGLLILFRGAAAIIGSPLAGAVYDATQSYSIPFFMAGFFFLISTVTSFMAPAMKRCTTPQTQPVILDTLTPIDEDIEEENEEDIPEIIETAPSPQEPPEKEIKQIESVL; via the exons ACCGACAGTGAATATTCTGTAGAAGAGCATGCAAGATTAACTGCCACTGATGGAGCTAGTGATGAAGCATCTCCAGAAGATGAAGGGGGTTCACTGTGCGAATACCACGATATACCACCTCCACCTGATGGTGGATATGGATGGGTGGTGGTATTTGCATCATTCATGTGTAACATGATAGTAGATGGTATTGCTTATACATTTGGCGTTTTTCTGGGAGaatttgttacatattttggagaaggaaaaggaaaaaccgCATGGGTTGGCTCGTTGTTATCTGGCATGTACCTAAGTGCCg GACCCGTTGTCAGTGCTTTAACAAATAAGTATGGATGTAGGGCAGTATGTATGGCAGGAAGTTTTTTGGGTGCAGCAGCATTTGTACTTTCAACATTTTCCACCAGTGTAAATATGCTTATGATGACTTATGGTGTTATGGGAg GAGTTGGATTTGGTCTAATATATTTACCAGCAGTAGTTTGTGTAGgttattattttgaaactaaACGATCTCTAGCTACAGGCATTGCTGTATGTGGTTCAGGATTTGGCACATTTGCATTTCCACCTCTTGTAACAATGTTACTAGAAGCATATAATTGGAAAGGAGCAAATTTAATTCTGGCTGGTCTTATTTTAAATTGTGCT GTTTTTGGTGCAATGATGAGGCCATTAGAATATCCGAAAGCTTCTTCTGTTAAACCATTATTACAAAGAATGgcggaagaaaaaagatttcaaatGGAACGTGGAAGTATCGGAGGTTCTTATTTTATGGTACAACTGCCTGATGGATCTATggagaaaagaatgaaaatgcCTATTAACATTGATCCTGGTGTTCATTCCAGTTTCAATTTAGACCAATTAGTGCCTG gAACTCCTTTAACACCAGTTCCAACGGTGCCAACCCTGCCCACTATATCGGAGGTGAAAGTACAAGAACACTCTTCCAGTGGAGCAACTAGTAATAGTGGCAGTATGGATTTAAAGAGTATTTCCACTAAATcaaaaagcagaaaaaatatcgatgataCCAAAGATACAAAAGATATGTCAGAAAAGTCGGAAAGCGAATTCAAACCGATAATTCCTAGAAATGCTTCTCAACCTGCTTTTACAACTCACGTACAAGGTTTACCTAAAAATGGTTCTGTACCCTTTTTCGATCGAATCCGTAAAACTAGCACTAGCGAGAGATATAAACCAAGTCTTAGTGCGATTAAGAACTCTAGAACAATGTTGAATTCTAATGGCGATATTAGAAAGAGTTTACACTTAAGACTTTCGACGAGCAGCGTTATGGGTTCTCGGAATAATAATGCAGAAATAGACGTA GATGGCGAAAGTATTACTTTTACTACCAGCAAATCTAGTATACCAAAAGAGAGACCACAAATTATTCGACCACTATCGCGGAAGGATATATTTTACAGTGGCAGTGTGGTTAATTTACCAGAATATCAGAGTCAAAAATCACTTGCAAATTATCGTCAAAGTGTTATTTCATTATCAAAATCCGTACGTGGAGATGTTAAGGATACCGACATTGAAAAGGCGCCTCAAC AACCTCTATGTCCCTGTTTGGTATTACCTGAATCGTTTAAAGAAGCTTTGTCAACGATGATGGATCTATCTTTACTAAAGGATCCAGTGTTCCTTTTAATTGGTATCAGTAATGTATTTGGAATGGCTGGATTATACGTGCCGTTTGTATATTTGTTAGACGCTGCAGTCTTAGAT AATATTGACAAGACTCTTGCGTCATATTTAGTATCTATAATTGGAATTACTAATACTCTGGGCCGTGTAGCTTGTGGATATATCGCGGATTTTCCACAAGTAGATTCACTATTATTGAACAACATCTGTTTAATTATATCGACAGTTGCTGTAGCTGCGATACCGTTCTGCCATTCTTATCCTGCTTATATCATTATGAGCATTCTTTTCGGTATAGCTATAT CTGGATACATTTCTTTGACGTCGATTATTTTGGTAGATCTCTTAGGGCTAGACAAATTGACCAATGCATTTGGTCTTTTAATCTTATTTAGAGGAGCTGCAGCTATCATTGGTTCACCTTTGGCGGGTGCCGTTTATGACGCAACACAAAGCTACAGTATCCCATTCTTTATGGCAGGATTTTTCTTCCTTATAAGCACAGTTACTAGTTTCATGGCGCCAGCTATGAAACGGTGCACAACGCCGCAG ACTCAGCCTGTGATATTAGATACATTGACTCCAATTGATGAAGATATTGAAgaagagaacgaagaagatATTCCTGAAATCATAGAAACTGCACCATCTCCACAAGAGCCACCCGAGaaggaaattaaacaaatagaGTCTGTTTTATAA
- the LOC132913020 gene encoding monocarboxylate transporter 3 isoform X3 yields the protein MSRVSLNKSQYSQYGSRRVRKISTTDSEYSVEEHARLTATDGASDEASPEDEGGSLCEYHDIPPPPDGGYGWVVVFASFMCNMIVDGIAYTFGVFLGEFVTYFGEGKGKTAWVGSLLSGMYLSAGPVVSALTNKYGCRAVCMAGSFLGAAAFVLSTFSTSVNMLMMTYGVMGGVGFGLIYLPAVVCVGYYFETKRSLATGIAVCGSGFGTFAFPPLVTMLLEAYNWKGANLILAGLILNCAVFGAMMRPLEYPKASSVKPLLQRMAEEKRFQMERGSIGGSYFMVQLPDGSMEKRMKMPINIDPGVHSSFNLDQLVPGTPLTPVPTVPTLPTISEVKVQEHSSSGATSNSGSMDLKSISTKSKSRKNIDDTKDTKDMSEKSESEFKPIIPRNASQPAFTTHVQGLPKNGSVPFFDRIRKTSTSERYKPSLSAIKNSRTMLNSNGDIRKSLHLRLSTSSVMGSRNNNAEIDVDGESITFTTSKSSIPKERPQIIRPLSRKDIFYSGSVVNLPEYQSQKSLANYRQSVISLSKSVRGDVKDTDIEKAPQQPLCPCLVLPESFKEALSTMMDLSLLKDPVFLLIGISNVFGMAGLYVPFVYLLDAAVLDNIDKTLASYLVSIIGITNTLGRVACGYIADFPQVDSLLLNNICLIISTVAVAAIPFCHSYPAYIIMSILFGIAISGYISLTSIILVDLLGLDKLTNAFGLLILFRGAAAIIGSPLAGAVYDATQSYSIPFFMAGFFFLISTVTSFMAPAMKRCTTPQTQPVILDTLTPIDEDIEEENEEDIPEIIETAPSPQEPPEKEIKQIESVL from the exons ATGTCGCGCGTGTCGCTCAACAAGTCGCAGTACAGCCAATACGGCTCGCGTCGCGTGCGAAAGATCAGTACG ACCGACAGTGAATATTCTGTAGAAGAGCATGCAAGATTAACTGCCACTGATGGAGCTAGTGATGAAGCATCTCCAGAAGATGAAGGGGGTTCACTGTGCGAATACCACGATATACCACCTCCACCTGATGGTGGATATGGATGGGTGGTGGTATTTGCATCATTCATGTGTAACATGATAGTAGATGGTATTGCTTATACATTTGGCGTTTTTCTGGGAGaatttgttacatattttggagaaggaaaaggaaaaaccgCATGGGTTGGCTCGTTGTTATCTGGCATGTACCTAAGTGCCg GACCCGTTGTCAGTGCTTTAACAAATAAGTATGGATGTAGGGCAGTATGTATGGCAGGAAGTTTTTTGGGTGCAGCAGCATTTGTACTTTCAACATTTTCCACCAGTGTAAATATGCTTATGATGACTTATGGTGTTATGGGAg GAGTTGGATTTGGTCTAATATATTTACCAGCAGTAGTTTGTGTAGgttattattttgaaactaaACGATCTCTAGCTACAGGCATTGCTGTATGTGGTTCAGGATTTGGCACATTTGCATTTCCACCTCTTGTAACAATGTTACTAGAAGCATATAATTGGAAAGGAGCAAATTTAATTCTGGCTGGTCTTATTTTAAATTGTGCT GTTTTTGGTGCAATGATGAGGCCATTAGAATATCCGAAAGCTTCTTCTGTTAAACCATTATTACAAAGAATGgcggaagaaaaaagatttcaaatGGAACGTGGAAGTATCGGAGGTTCTTATTTTATGGTACAACTGCCTGATGGATCTATggagaaaagaatgaaaatgcCTATTAACATTGATCCTGGTGTTCATTCCAGTTTCAATTTAGACCAATTAGTGCCTG gAACTCCTTTAACACCAGTTCCAACGGTGCCAACCCTGCCCACTATATCGGAGGTGAAAGTACAAGAACACTCTTCCAGTGGAGCAACTAGTAATAGTGGCAGTATGGATTTAAAGAGTATTTCCACTAAATcaaaaagcagaaaaaatatcgatgataCCAAAGATACAAAAGATATGTCAGAAAAGTCGGAAAGCGAATTCAAACCGATAATTCCTAGAAATGCTTCTCAACCTGCTTTTACAACTCACGTACAAGGTTTACCTAAAAATGGTTCTGTACCCTTTTTCGATCGAATCCGTAAAACTAGCACTAGCGAGAGATATAAACCAAGTCTTAGTGCGATTAAGAACTCTAGAACAATGTTGAATTCTAATGGCGATATTAGAAAGAGTTTACACTTAAGACTTTCGACGAGCAGCGTTATGGGTTCTCGGAATAATAATGCAGAAATAGACGTA GATGGCGAAAGTATTACTTTTACTACCAGCAAATCTAGTATACCAAAAGAGAGACCACAAATTATTCGACCACTATCGCGGAAGGATATATTTTACAGTGGCAGTGTGGTTAATTTACCAGAATATCAGAGTCAAAAATCACTTGCAAATTATCGTCAAAGTGTTATTTCATTATCAAAATCCGTACGTGGAGATGTTAAGGATACCGACATTGAAAAGGCGCCTCAAC AACCTCTATGTCCCTGTTTGGTATTACCTGAATCGTTTAAAGAAGCTTTGTCAACGATGATGGATCTATCTTTACTAAAGGATCCAGTGTTCCTTTTAATTGGTATCAGTAATGTATTTGGAATGGCTGGATTATACGTGCCGTTTGTATATTTGTTAGACGCTGCAGTCTTAGAT AATATTGACAAGACTCTTGCGTCATATTTAGTATCTATAATTGGAATTACTAATACTCTGGGCCGTGTAGCTTGTGGATATATCGCGGATTTTCCACAAGTAGATTCACTATTATTGAACAACATCTGTTTAATTATATCGACAGTTGCTGTAGCTGCGATACCGTTCTGCCATTCTTATCCTGCTTATATCATTATGAGCATTCTTTTCGGTATAGCTATAT CTGGATACATTTCTTTGACGTCGATTATTTTGGTAGATCTCTTAGGGCTAGACAAATTGACCAATGCATTTGGTCTTTTAATCTTATTTAGAGGAGCTGCAGCTATCATTGGTTCACCTTTGGCGGGTGCCGTTTATGACGCAACACAAAGCTACAGTATCCCATTCTTTATGGCAGGATTTTTCTTCCTTATAAGCACAGTTACTAGTTTCATGGCGCCAGCTATGAAACGGTGCACAACGCCGCAG ACTCAGCCTGTGATATTAGATACATTGACTCCAATTGATGAAGATATTGAAgaagagaacgaagaagatATTCCTGAAATCATAGAAACTGCACCATCTCCACAAGAGCCACCCGAGaaggaaattaaacaaatagaGTCTGTTTTATAA
- the LOC132913020 gene encoding monocarboxylate transporter 3 isoform X5, which yields MSPKNKTDSEYSVEEHARLTATDGASDEASPEDEGGSLCEYHDIPPPPDGGYGWVVVFASFMCNMIVDGIAYTFGVFLGEFVTYFGEGKGKTAWVGSLLSGMYLSAGPVVSALTNKYGCRAVCMAGSFLGAAAFVLSTFSTSVNMLMMTYGVMGGVGFGLIYLPAVVCVGYYFETKRSLATGIAVCGSGFGTFAFPPLVTMLLEAYNWKGANLILAGLILNCAVFGAMMRPLEYPKASSVKPLLQRMAEEKRFQMERGSIGGSYFMVQLPDGSMEKRMKMPINIDPGVHSSFNLDQLVPGTPLTPVPTVPTLPTISEVKVQEHSSSGATSNSGSMDLKSISTKSKSRKNIDDTKDTKDMSEKSESEFKPIIPRNASQPAFTTHVQGLPKNGSVPFFDRIRKTSTSERYKPSLSAIKNSRTMLNSNGDIRKSLHLRLSTSSVMGSRNNNAEIDVDGESITFTTSKSSIPKERPQIIRPLSRKDIFYSGSVVNLPEYQSQKSLANYRQSVISLSKSVRGDVKDTDIEKAPQQPLCPCLVLPESFKEALSTMMDLSLLKDPVFLLIGISNVFGMAGLYVPFVYLLDAAVLDNIDKTLASYLVSIIGITNTLGRVACGYIADFPQVDSLLLNNICLIISTVAVAAIPFCHSYPAYIIMSILFGIAISGYISLTSIILVDLLGLDKLTNAFGLLILFRGAAAIIGSPLAGAVYDATQSYSIPFFMAGFFFLISTVTSFMAPAMKRCTTPQTQPVILDTLTPIDEDIEEENEEDIPEIIETAPSPQEPPEKEIKQIESVL from the exons ACCGACAGTGAATATTCTGTAGAAGAGCATGCAAGATTAACTGCCACTGATGGAGCTAGTGATGAAGCATCTCCAGAAGATGAAGGGGGTTCACTGTGCGAATACCACGATATACCACCTCCACCTGATGGTGGATATGGATGGGTGGTGGTATTTGCATCATTCATGTGTAACATGATAGTAGATGGTATTGCTTATACATTTGGCGTTTTTCTGGGAGaatttgttacatattttggagaaggaaaaggaaaaaccgCATGGGTTGGCTCGTTGTTATCTGGCATGTACCTAAGTGCCg GACCCGTTGTCAGTGCTTTAACAAATAAGTATGGATGTAGGGCAGTATGTATGGCAGGAAGTTTTTTGGGTGCAGCAGCATTTGTACTTTCAACATTTTCCACCAGTGTAAATATGCTTATGATGACTTATGGTGTTATGGGAg GAGTTGGATTTGGTCTAATATATTTACCAGCAGTAGTTTGTGTAGgttattattttgaaactaaACGATCTCTAGCTACAGGCATTGCTGTATGTGGTTCAGGATTTGGCACATTTGCATTTCCACCTCTTGTAACAATGTTACTAGAAGCATATAATTGGAAAGGAGCAAATTTAATTCTGGCTGGTCTTATTTTAAATTGTGCT GTTTTTGGTGCAATGATGAGGCCATTAGAATATCCGAAAGCTTCTTCTGTTAAACCATTATTACAAAGAATGgcggaagaaaaaagatttcaaatGGAACGTGGAAGTATCGGAGGTTCTTATTTTATGGTACAACTGCCTGATGGATCTATggagaaaagaatgaaaatgcCTATTAACATTGATCCTGGTGTTCATTCCAGTTTCAATTTAGACCAATTAGTGCCTG gAACTCCTTTAACACCAGTTCCAACGGTGCCAACCCTGCCCACTATATCGGAGGTGAAAGTACAAGAACACTCTTCCAGTGGAGCAACTAGTAATAGTGGCAGTATGGATTTAAAGAGTATTTCCACTAAATcaaaaagcagaaaaaatatcgatgataCCAAAGATACAAAAGATATGTCAGAAAAGTCGGAAAGCGAATTCAAACCGATAATTCCTAGAAATGCTTCTCAACCTGCTTTTACAACTCACGTACAAGGTTTACCTAAAAATGGTTCTGTACCCTTTTTCGATCGAATCCGTAAAACTAGCACTAGCGAGAGATATAAACCAAGTCTTAGTGCGATTAAGAACTCTAGAACAATGTTGAATTCTAATGGCGATATTAGAAAGAGTTTACACTTAAGACTTTCGACGAGCAGCGTTATGGGTTCTCGGAATAATAATGCAGAAATAGACGTA GATGGCGAAAGTATTACTTTTACTACCAGCAAATCTAGTATACCAAAAGAGAGACCACAAATTATTCGACCACTATCGCGGAAGGATATATTTTACAGTGGCAGTGTGGTTAATTTACCAGAATATCAGAGTCAAAAATCACTTGCAAATTATCGTCAAAGTGTTATTTCATTATCAAAATCCGTACGTGGAGATGTTAAGGATACCGACATTGAAAAGGCGCCTCAAC AACCTCTATGTCCCTGTTTGGTATTACCTGAATCGTTTAAAGAAGCTTTGTCAACGATGATGGATCTATCTTTACTAAAGGATCCAGTGTTCCTTTTAATTGGTATCAGTAATGTATTTGGAATGGCTGGATTATACGTGCCGTTTGTATATTTGTTAGACGCTGCAGTCTTAGAT AATATTGACAAGACTCTTGCGTCATATTTAGTATCTATAATTGGAATTACTAATACTCTGGGCCGTGTAGCTTGTGGATATATCGCGGATTTTCCACAAGTAGATTCACTATTATTGAACAACATCTGTTTAATTATATCGACAGTTGCTGTAGCTGCGATACCGTTCTGCCATTCTTATCCTGCTTATATCATTATGAGCATTCTTTTCGGTATAGCTATAT CTGGATACATTTCTTTGACGTCGATTATTTTGGTAGATCTCTTAGGGCTAGACAAATTGACCAATGCATTTGGTCTTTTAATCTTATTTAGAGGAGCTGCAGCTATCATTGGTTCACCTTTGGCGGGTGCCGTTTATGACGCAACACAAAGCTACAGTATCCCATTCTTTATGGCAGGATTTTTCTTCCTTATAAGCACAGTTACTAGTTTCATGGCGCCAGCTATGAAACGGTGCACAACGCCGCAG ACTCAGCCTGTGATATTAGATACATTGACTCCAATTGATGAAGATATTGAAgaagagaacgaagaagatATTCCTGAAATCATAGAAACTGCACCATCTCCACAAGAGCCACCCGAGaaggaaattaaacaaatagaGTCTGTTTTATAA